From Sulfuracidifex tepidarius, one genomic window encodes:
- the cas2 gene encoding CRISPR-associated endonuclease Cas2, which produces MLYVILVYDIDETRVAKVLKICRKYLTWVQRSVFEGEITEGNLELLLNELRKTVRDKDNIMIYRTSTKKNFKVEVIGESMKDDFIL; this is translated from the coding sequence ATGCTTTACGTGATTCTAGTTTACGACATAGACGAGACTAGGGTCGCCAAGGTTCTGAAGATATGCAGGAAATACCTCACTTGGGTTCAGAGGTCTGTCTTTGAAGGGGAGATAACTGAAGGGAACCTCGAGCTCCTCCTGAACGAGCTCAGGAAGACTGTGAGGGATAAAGACAACATTATGATATATCGTACTTCCACAAAGAAGAACTTCAAGGTAGAGGTAATAGGGGAGTCCATGAAGGACGACTTCATCCTTTGA
- a CDS encoding zinc-ribbon domain-containing protein: MDKCPMCGARLQQGLNYCEVCGADISTYQDVYNAVLNSYSYQTQQPQPSQYQQPPYPQYQQANSYQTETCPHCGAQIPKGTQYCPSCGKEIKKRHFW, translated from the coding sequence ATGGATAAATGTCCGATGTGTGGAGCTAGGCTTCAACAAGGCCTGAATTACTGCGAGGTATGTGGTGCAGATATCTCGACGTATCAGGACGTTTACAACGCCGTGTTGAACAGCTACTCGTACCAGACGCAACAACCTCAGCCTTCTCAGTACCAGCAACCTCCATACCCTCAGTACCAGCAGGCGAACTCTTACCAGACCGAGACCTGTCCCCACTGCGGGGCACAAATACCTAAAGGCACACAGTACTGTCCCAGTTGCGGTAAGGAGATAAAGAAGAGACACTTCTGGTGA
- the cas3 gene encoding CRISPR-associated helicase Cas3' — protein sequence MEFKSHPDKMLLTHLREVGDNAESLAPPNLKVAAYIAGSHHDLGKYTKFFQSHLNGGKSKCSDHAGISSLYAFNTARRQGLGDLLSFFVMDAVKSHHGKLRGVDSMRRWLSTLKDSLEEGDEACLPLQQEEVERNAGETSALKYSPTLHMDLGDTVKEAWKVTHRLLDSRHPWGEYFLGALLFSCLIDADKHSASGNEFSSFSPMSVEEVFKFHDSLTSDNPMKERREILYNAVKSWERKGRIAGIISPTGTGKTISGILTAVKEERRVVYSLPFISIVEQNFDVANAIFPDKVLKFHHMSFPDSSEDEYMSAEDKLLMAESWDYPMVVTTFEGLLATLLSNRNVNLKRLHSLYGSVVILDEVQAIPADKWALVREVLEEASNSLDVHFILMTATMPALLRPDEVLDPLKGMEPNRVEVEFEDREVTPEEIGREVLDHADKSVMVELNTIASAERVADYLKGKVEVEFLSTHVTPWDRKRRIEEMKERLNRGDPFVLVTTQVVEAGVDVDFPVVFRDLGPLDSVIQAAGRCNRNSRLEKGKVFVRRVRREGKATDFNLVYGKFTEEVTLRVMKGNFCEKDFREMLDTYYRELERVRNLKDQSLEVEEKARLLSYDEIKFSLIKEEPKYTVMVLESDEAVRRLDNLRKALNIKGYERRVEVKKWRALSEEFMVKVWEKPNLEEDKRLEVFISGKEMYDEVKGFSVKEREETLLW from the coding sequence ATGGAGTTTAAATCCCACCCGGACAAAATGCTCCTCACCCACCTGAGGGAGGTGGGGGATAACGCGGAGAGTCTCGCACCCCCTAACCTGAAGGTAGCGGCCTACATAGCGGGCTCACACCACGATCTGGGGAAGTACACTAAGTTCTTCCAGTCCCACCTAAACGGTGGGAAATCTAAGTGCTCAGACCACGCGGGTATATCTTCACTTTATGCGTTCAACACAGCTAGGAGACAGGGACTGGGAGACCTGCTCTCCTTCTTCGTCATGGACGCGGTGAAGTCCCACCACGGGAAGCTCAGGGGGGTGGACAGCATGAGGAGGTGGCTCTCCACCTTGAAGGACTCTCTTGAGGAAGGAGATGAGGCCTGCCTCCCCCTCCAACAGGAGGAAGTAGAGAGGAACGCAGGGGAGACCTCAGCCCTGAAGTACTCTCCCACCCTCCACATGGACCTCGGTGACACGGTGAAAGAGGCGTGGAAGGTGACACATCGGCTTCTCGACTCCCGTCACCCCTGGGGGGAATACTTCCTCGGTGCTCTCCTCTTCTCCTGCCTGATAGACGCCGACAAGCACAGCGCTTCGGGGAACGAGTTCTCCTCCTTCTCTCCCATGTCTGTGGAGGAAGTGTTCAAGTTCCACGACTCACTCACCTCGGATAACCCAATGAAGGAGAGGAGGGAAATCCTCTACAACGCTGTAAAGTCGTGGGAAAGGAAGGGGAGGATAGCGGGAATAATCTCTCCCACGGGGACGGGGAAGACTATCTCCGGGATCCTCACGGCAGTGAAAGAGGAGAGGAGGGTAGTGTACAGCCTCCCCTTCATCAGCATCGTGGAGCAGAATTTCGACGTAGCCAACGCGATCTTCCCTGACAAGGTACTGAAGTTCCACCACATGTCCTTCCCTGACTCCTCGGAAGACGAGTACATGAGTGCAGAGGACAAGTTACTCATGGCCGAGTCGTGGGACTACCCCATGGTGGTGACGACTTTCGAGGGACTCCTCGCTACCCTCCTCTCCAACAGGAACGTGAACCTAAAGAGGTTGCACAGCTTGTACGGGTCTGTGGTCATCCTCGACGAGGTGCAGGCGATCCCCGCCGATAAGTGGGCTCTGGTGAGGGAAGTGCTGGAGGAGGCCTCTAACTCGTTGGACGTACACTTCATCCTCATGACGGCTACCATGCCCGCACTGCTGAGGCCTGACGAGGTCTTAGACCCGTTGAAGGGGATGGAGCCCAACCGTGTGGAGGTGGAGTTCGAGGACAGGGAGGTCACACCCGAAGAGATAGGGAGGGAGGTCTTAGACCACGCCGACAAGAGCGTCATGGTTGAGCTCAACACGATAGCCTCAGCAGAGAGGGTGGCTGACTACCTGAAAGGAAAGGTGGAGGTGGAGTTCCTCTCCACCCACGTGACCCCTTGGGACAGGAAGAGGAGGATAGAGGAGATGAAGGAGAGGCTAAACAGGGGAGACCCGTTCGTCCTCGTCACCACCCAAGTGGTAGAAGCTGGGGTAGACGTAGACTTCCCCGTGGTGTTCAGGGACCTCGGCCCCCTCGACTCGGTGATACAAGCCGCGGGGAGGTGTAATAGGAACTCCAGACTGGAGAAGGGAAAGGTCTTCGTCAGGAGGGTGAGGAGAGAGGGGAAGGCCACGGACTTTAACTTGGTATATGGTAAGTTCACGGAGGAAGTCACACTGAGAGTCATGAAGGGGAACTTCTGCGAGAAGGATTTCAGGGAAATGCTCGACACTTACTACAGGGAGCTAGAGAGGGTGAGGAACTTGAAGGACCAGTCCCTAGAGGTGGAGGAGAAAGCGAGGCTCCTTTCCTACGACGAGATAAAGTTCTCCCTCATAAAGGAGGAGCCCAAGTACACCGTCATGGTCTTGGAGAGCGACGAAGCTGTGAGGAGGCTGGACAACCTGAGGAAAGCACTCAACATCAAGGGTTACGAGAGGAGGGTTGAAGTCAAGAAATGGAGGGCATTGAGCGAGGAGTTCATGGTCAAGGTCTGGGAGAAGCCTAACCTCGAGGAAGACAAGAGGCTGGAGGTCTTCATCTCGGGGAAAGAGATGTATGACGAGGTCAAAGGGTTCTCGGTGAAGGAGAGGGAGGAGACGTTGCTGTGGTGA
- a CDS encoding AIM24 family protein, which translates to MEYRILGYDMQHIRAYLQPGEVIYAEGGHVVAKSPSVSIAFKAQGGLLKSLEREITGSRFFITELTGPGMVELSSFLPGRVIQIPLQGNGIKVESNSFLFAESGVQYSASLAPLGAGILGGEGIFLANFKGNGNVFVHALGGVSSYVLGPGEEIEVEAEHLLAFDENMQVTITRLGNLRTMILGEIEKEGIFFVKAVGPGRVWVHNVSLGQLVGKLARYFPAAQGGGPSVNLGGFQIGF; encoded by the coding sequence ATGGAGTACAGGATTTTAGGATACGACATGCAACACATCAGGGCTTACTTGCAACCAGGAGAGGTCATTTACGCTGAGGGAGGCCACGTGGTGGCGAAGAGCCCGTCCGTATCCATAGCGTTCAAGGCTCAGGGAGGGCTCCTCAAGTCGCTAGAAAGGGAAATAACCGGGAGCAGGTTCTTCATCACGGAGCTCACGGGGCCGGGGATGGTAGAGTTATCCTCCTTCCTCCCAGGGAGGGTGATACAGATACCCCTGCAGGGGAACGGGATAAAGGTGGAGAGCAACTCCTTCCTCTTCGCCGAGAGCGGTGTCCAGTACTCGGCTTCCCTCGCCCCGCTAGGGGCAGGGATACTGGGAGGGGAAGGGATATTTCTGGCGAACTTCAAGGGGAACGGTAATGTGTTCGTACACGCCTTGGGAGGGGTCAGCTCTTATGTACTTGGACCCGGAGAGGAGATCGAGGTCGAGGCGGAGCACCTCCTCGCTTTCGACGAAAACATGCAGGTCACCATAACTAGGCTGGGGAACCTGAGGACCATGATCCTAGGGGAGATAGAGAAGGAAGGCATATTCTTCGTGAAGGCTGTAGGCCCAGGGAGAGTGTGGGTACACAACGTGTCCCTAGGGCAGCTGGTGGGTAAGTTAGCCAGATACTTCCCAGCTGCTCAGGGAGGAGGACCAAGCGTGAACTTGGGAGGGTTCCAGATAGGGTTCTGA
- a CDS encoding protein kinase domain-containing protein → MASVKPDVFKAKRLYCSGYYSDAYSAIKSALSLFPVSDEASAPGAKYVYADILRWKGILEIKVGMLDQAINTLEDVIQTLGYEPHEVTYYQSLARYYYSYFVFNKKKVLVPALRDLKYVVNSVTQKCTFMTLLALVHAELDELYDAELVIKGGNMTTKIAESHVYLKKGDLLRAHKTIDQLLMYEKDNVDALLEKSLILMAKGSYKDSLDLLEEALRLEPSNVLASLFKAEVLEVIKRQKDALSIYKSLDNLLNSPVVKSRIAGITLYNPPPPPVLPFQAQSAPPWYSSSPAPHVQTSNTQKTQATQATSNPLVHSKLLTPTSNFTWDPKVWVGRKFSVYKIESVLGEGGNGYVLKARAFGGVEAAVKVLKVYPGISEDYFSTLVNEASNLSSLSKRPNVVEIYAVNVDKLVLREIISGNTSLYERDPPRIIMEFMRGGTLGELVMQDMFFYSSKWSSSVYKAISTTAEALHQMHASGFVHMDVKPQNVFLTEKPKDPSELGSVEFKLGDLGSAVRVTSKITQFTPEYAPPEVYVDAARPFLDVFSLGVTMYVLLTRKIDRPDLQEMDDAFNCFQKNDMKCVKEKVKEAQDKLRGWDPSVPAEVKQLLKRMVDPEPLKRPTSLQVYEELRRIKT, encoded by the coding sequence ATGGCGTCAGTTAAACCAGACGTTTTCAAAGCGAAGAGGCTCTACTGCTCGGGGTACTACTCCGACGCCTATTCTGCTATCAAGTCAGCGTTGTCTCTCTTTCCAGTAAGCGATGAGGCCTCCGCCCCGGGGGCTAAGTACGTCTACGCTGACATCCTCCGCTGGAAGGGGATACTTGAGATCAAGGTAGGCATGTTAGACCAAGCGATAAACACGCTTGAAGACGTCATCCAGACACTGGGCTATGAGCCACACGAAGTCACTTATTACCAGTCACTCGCTAGGTACTACTACTCCTACTTCGTTTTCAACAAGAAGAAAGTCCTGGTCCCTGCCCTCAGGGACCTGAAGTACGTGGTCAACTCGGTCACGCAGAAGTGCACGTTCATGACGCTACTGGCCTTGGTACATGCGGAGTTGGACGAGCTATACGACGCTGAACTCGTCATAAAGGGGGGAAACATGACGACTAAGATAGCTGAGTCCCACGTGTACCTCAAGAAGGGAGACCTATTGCGGGCACACAAGACGATAGACCAGCTCCTAATGTACGAGAAGGACAACGTGGACGCGCTCTTGGAGAAGTCACTCATACTGATGGCGAAGGGGTCTTACAAGGACTCGTTAGACTTGTTGGAGGAAGCGTTGAGACTGGAGCCTAGCAACGTGTTGGCCTCTCTCTTCAAGGCTGAGGTACTAGAGGTCATCAAGAGACAAAAGGACGCCCTCTCCATCTACAAGAGCCTTGACAACTTGTTGAACAGCCCCGTAGTCAAGTCCAGGATAGCGGGGATAACGCTTTACAACCCACCTCCTCCCCCTGTCCTGCCCTTTCAGGCACAGAGCGCACCCCCGTGGTATTCCAGCTCGCCCGCTCCCCACGTACAGACGTCGAACACTCAAAAGACTCAGGCGACACAAGCCACAAGTAATCCCCTAGTGCACTCGAAGCTCCTAACCCCCACGTCGAACTTCACGTGGGACCCGAAGGTCTGGGTGGGGAGGAAATTCTCCGTCTACAAGATAGAATCAGTCTTGGGGGAGGGAGGGAACGGGTACGTGCTGAAGGCTAGGGCTTTCGGCGGGGTTGAGGCAGCAGTGAAGGTCCTCAAGGTGTACCCAGGTATATCGGAGGACTACTTCTCCACCCTGGTGAACGAGGCGAGTAACTTGTCCTCGCTGTCCAAGAGGCCTAACGTGGTCGAGATTTACGCGGTGAACGTGGACAAGCTCGTCTTGAGGGAAATAATCTCCGGGAACACTTCCCTCTACGAGAGGGACCCTCCCAGGATAATCATGGAGTTCATGAGGGGAGGGACACTCGGTGAACTTGTAATGCAGGACATGTTCTTCTACTCCTCAAAGTGGAGTTCCTCCGTGTACAAGGCTATCTCTACCACAGCCGAGGCCTTGCACCAGATGCACGCTTCCGGGTTCGTCCACATGGACGTGAAACCGCAGAACGTGTTCCTCACCGAGAAACCCAAGGATCCGAGCGAGTTGGGGAGCGTCGAGTTCAAGTTGGGTGACCTGGGGAGCGCGGTCAGAGTTACGAGCAAGATCACCCAGTTCACACCTGAGTACGCACCCCCTGAGGTCTACGTCGACGCTGCCAGGCCTTTCCTGGACGTGTTCTCCCTAGGGGTGACCATGTACGTGCTGCTCACAAGGAAGATAGACAGACCGGACTTGCAGGAGATGGACGACGCCTTCAACTGTTTCCAGAAGAACGACATGAAGTGCGTGAAGGAGAAGGTGAAAGAGGCACAGGACAAGTTGAGGGGGTGGGACCCCAGTGTCCCCGCGGAGGTGAAACAGCTGTTGAAGAGGATGGTAGACCCAGAGCCCTTGAAGAGACCTACCTCGTTGCAAGTATACGAAGAGCTCAGGAGAATTAAGACGTGA
- the cas7b gene encoding type I-B CRISPR-associated protein Cas7/Csh2 — MSDLKNNSEILFIYEAKLTNPNGDPDDENRPRMDPKTKRNLVSDVRLKRYFRDYVISKEGEDSVWVTKIEGRNVDATERLSKLGKPEDVLKKCIDARLFGATIPVKGQKGGRGESTSYTGPVQFTWGYSLHRVDMVDSRSITSLFSGRDTGYGNIGKDYRVYYSMIAFHGAVSAKRAEVTNASEEDLKKLDDYLWNSLVTETVTRSKIGQRPLLYLRVEYSSPEAMKGDLRRFVSVKEKGESVRDFSDLEVDLTPLLNLVKGNDVVRVHVKCSEEFTKFCEEVKKTGKGSQ; from the coding sequence ATGAGTGACTTGAAGAACAACTCCGAGATACTCTTCATTTACGAGGCTAAGCTCACCAACCCCAATGGCGACCCTGACGACGAGAACCGCCCGAGGATGGACCCCAAGACGAAGAGGAACTTGGTCAGCGACGTCAGGCTCAAGAGGTACTTCAGGGACTACGTGATATCCAAGGAAGGGGAAGACAGCGTGTGGGTGACCAAGATTGAAGGGAGGAACGTTGACGCCACCGAGAGGCTCTCTAAACTGGGGAAGCCCGAGGACGTGCTGAAGAAGTGTATAGACGCGAGGCTCTTCGGGGCTACCATCCCAGTGAAGGGACAGAAAGGGGGGAGGGGAGAGTCCACGTCCTACACCGGCCCGGTCCAGTTTACCTGGGGCTATTCACTCCACCGCGTGGACATGGTGGACTCCCGTTCCATCACTTCCCTCTTCTCGGGTAGGGACACAGGGTACGGTAACATAGGGAAGGACTACAGGGTTTACTACTCCATGATAGCCTTCCACGGCGCTGTTAGCGCGAAGAGGGCCGAGGTGACAAACGCGAGTGAGGAGGACTTGAAGAAGTTAGACGATTACTTGTGGAATTCCCTGGTGACGGAGACAGTGACAAGGAGCAAGATCGGGCAGAGGCCCCTTCTCTACCTCAGAGTTGAGTATTCCTCTCCCGAGGCGATGAAGGGAGACCTGAGGCGTTTCGTGTCCGTCAAGGAAAAGGGAGAGAGCGTCAGGGACTTCTCCGACCTCGAGGTAGACCTCACACCGCTCCTCAACTTGGTAAAGGGCAATGACGTAGTGAGGGTACACGTGAAGTGCTCCGAGGAGTTCACCAAGTTCTGCGAGGAAGTGAAAAAGACGGGAAAAGGTAGTCAGTGA
- the cas5 gene encoding CRISPR-associated protein Cas5 encodes MKALSFRLMGAMAHFRKVFSNSTSLSYYFPPRTTLMGVVAAAMGKDRDSYYEELNQFEYSLTPLTGLRKIMLGETYLDTDEVSVKSLRRLKQGVPTGREFVLPSNAPFLGYRVTVYPFHEVMEKSLRSPVYPLSLGTANMLAWVEDVKVEECEEIQEVDGEVMSVTQLKPEVTKDMRVAIEEMVPREFDAERHTGELPTYFVELNAKPLTVKGKGRGLRCGGENYLFL; translated from the coding sequence ATGAAGGCTCTCTCCTTTCGCCTCATGGGAGCCATGGCCCACTTCAGGAAGGTGTTCTCAAACTCCACCTCACTGTCCTACTACTTCCCTCCTAGGACGACACTCATGGGCGTCGTGGCTGCCGCCATGGGCAAGGACAGGGACTCTTATTACGAGGAGCTCAACCAGTTCGAGTATTCCCTGACCCCACTGACTGGACTGAGGAAGATCATGCTGGGCGAGACTTACTTGGACACTGATGAGGTGAGCGTCAAGTCACTGAGGAGGCTCAAGCAGGGAGTCCCCACAGGGAGGGAGTTCGTCCTCCCCTCCAACGCGCCTTTCCTTGGTTATCGCGTCACCGTGTACCCGTTCCACGAGGTGATGGAGAAGAGCCTGAGGTCACCGGTGTACCCCCTCTCCCTCGGGACTGCCAACATGTTAGCGTGGGTCGAGGACGTCAAAGTGGAGGAGTGTGAAGAGATCCAGGAGGTAGACGGGGAGGTCATGTCCGTGACCCAGTTGAAGCCTGAAGTAACGAAGGATATGAGGGTCGCAATAGAGGAGATGGTGCCCAGGGAGTTCGACGCGGAGAGACACACGGGGGAGTTGCCGACCTATTTCGTGGAGCTGAACGCAAAGCCCTTGACGGTGAAGGGAAAGGGAAGGGGATTACGCTGCGGAGGGGAGAACTACTTGTTCCTGTAA
- a CDS encoding zinc-binding dehydrogenase, which translates to MAIENFIDRMGEEEKNKMLSYVLEGGKLREVYSEVPRPKEGEILVKMKAVGLCGTDVEKICGQYTTTPYLGHEVSGVVVESRSREFREGDRVFPHVHTPCYDCEYCVKGSETMCPHYRSTNIYPGGFSEYFIVPEWNVRKGGVIRLPYDVSYEEGALIEPLSTVVRGLSRVNIEPGYTVLIIGAGPIGLLHLMTVKAMGADVIVSNSRGFRLDYAKRLGANHVIPSDEHVPRVVREINDGKGADLVIVASGSPSAITTGLKSVRRGGKVLLFAAPYKGTKLDYDLAELFNREVSIVLSNSADDRDTRRALYLIRRRKVDVTKIVTQRYHLREFRKLLQDVKERKVIKAMVLGN; encoded by the coding sequence ATGGCGATCGAGAACTTCATTGATAGGATGGGAGAAGAGGAGAAGAACAAGATGCTCTCTTACGTGCTGGAGGGTGGAAAGCTCAGGGAAGTTTACAGTGAGGTCCCCCGACCCAAGGAGGGAGAGATCCTGGTGAAAATGAAGGCTGTAGGCCTCTGTGGTACCGACGTGGAGAAGATATGCGGGCAGTACACCACTACCCCTTACCTTGGACACGAGGTCTCCGGGGTCGTGGTGGAGTCGCGCTCTAGGGAGTTCAGGGAAGGGGACCGTGTCTTCCCCCACGTCCACACACCGTGTTACGACTGCGAGTACTGCGTGAAGGGGAGCGAGACCATGTGCCCCCATTACAGGTCTACAAACATCTACCCCGGGGGTTTTTCTGAGTACTTCATCGTCCCTGAGTGGAACGTCAGGAAGGGAGGTGTGATAAGGTTACCCTACGACGTCTCATACGAGGAGGGCGCTTTGATTGAGCCACTCTCCACTGTGGTGAGAGGGCTCAGCAGGGTTAACATTGAACCGGGCTACACTGTCTTGATTATAGGAGCAGGCCCGATTGGGTTACTCCACCTCATGACCGTGAAGGCAATGGGTGCAGACGTGATAGTGAGCAACTCCAGGGGGTTCAGGCTGGACTACGCCAAGAGGTTGGGAGCGAACCACGTGATACCAAGTGACGAGCACGTCCCCAGGGTGGTAAGGGAGATCAACGACGGAAAAGGGGCGGACCTCGTGATCGTCGCCTCCGGCTCTCCTTCAGCGATCACCACAGGGTTGAAGTCCGTGAGGAGGGGAGGGAAAGTCCTCCTCTTCGCTGCACCGTACAAGGGGACTAAATTGGACTACGACTTAGCTGAACTGTTCAACAGGGAAGTGTCGATAGTGTTGAGCAACTCAGCCGACGATAGGGACACCAGGAGGGCCTTATATCTGATAAGGAGGAGGAAGGTCGACGTGACTAAGATAGTCACACAGAGGTACCATCTGAGGGAGTTCAGGAAACTGTTACAGGACGTCAAGGAGAGGAAAGTCATAAAGGCGATGGTGCTGGGGAATTGA